TCGACACCAAGTACTTCTATTACAACGAGGACATGCTCAGGAGGGCGGGTATCAAGCGCGCACCTGCGACCTGGGATGAGGTGGTGGCCGCAGCGAAGGCCGTAAAGTCGAAGGGGATAATAAAGTATCCGCTGGTATGGAGCTGGGCGCAGGCCGAGGCGCTCATCTGCGACTACACCCAGCTGCTTGGGGCTTTCGGCGGGCGTTTTTTCGACGGCTCGGGGAACCCTGCCTTCAACACCGGAGGCGGGCTCGCGGCGCTCAAGTTCATGAAGATGACGCTGGATGAAGGGCTCACCAACCCATCTTCCATAACCTCGATCGAGGACGATGTGCGCAAGGTCGTCTCCCAGGGGCAGGCGGCCATGGCGCTCAACTGGACCTACATGTTCGCGCTCGCGAACGATCCCAAACAGAGCAGGGTCGCCGGGAAGATCCGGATAGCGCACACCCCCAGAGGACCGGGGGGTGCCCCGGGGGTCAACGGGAGCATGGGGCTCGCGATCACACGGGGTAGCCAGAACCAAGACGCGGCCTGGAGGTACATACAGTTCATCGCGAGTCAGAAGATACAGGACAGGTACGCCAAGCTTTCGCTTCCGGTCTGGAAGAGCTCCTACGACGAGAAGCAGGTAATCGATGCCCTGCCACAGGTGGTGCCGGTGGCCAAGAAGCAACTGAACAACATGATCCTGCGACCGCAGGTCGCCAGCTACAACGACTTCTCGCATGAGCTACAGGTGCAGATACAGCTGGCGCTCAAGGGCAAGAAGTCACCCGAGCAGGCCCTGGACGACGCCGCCAGGGCTACGGCCTCGATCCTGAAGAGCTCCTGAGATCATGGGTGTCGTGCAGACCAAGGAGGCCCGTCCGGCCGTCCCGCGAGGTAGTGGGCCGTGGCGCAGGCTCTTTTCCCGTGAAGGCCCCACGGCGGTTGTGCTCCTTCTGCCGAGCCTGATCGTCGTCTTCGGCATCATCATCTATCCTCTGCTGAAGACCCTCTACACCTCTTTCTTCGCCGTCGACAGCGCGTTCCCCGGACACTACCCTTTCGTGGGCCTCGGGAACTACGCGCACGTCCTCAGAACGGGCGAGTTCTGGGATGCGGTGGGACATACGGCGTACTTCACGGTTCTCACGACCTTCCTCGAGGTCTTTTTCGGGCTCCTCATCGGGCTTCTGCTCAACACCGACCTCAAGGGGCGCTGGCTCTTCCGTTCGATCGTCATACTCCCTTGGGCCCTGCCGACGATCGTCAACGGGGCGATGTGGCGTTGGATCTTCAACGCCGACTACGGGGCGCTGAACGCCCTGCTCACCCAGTTGCACATCATCTCCCACTACAAGGCTTGGCTCGGCGATCCGTGGACCGCGCTCAACATGGTCGCCGTCGCCGATATCTGGAAGAACACACCGCTGGCGGCGTTCTTCATCCTGGCGGCGCTGCAGACCATACCCGGTGATCTCTACGAGGCCGCGAGGGTGGATGGGGCCGGCAGGCTCAGGAGCTTCTTCAGCATAACGCTGCCGCTGCTCATGCCGACGATAGTCATCATCCTGGTGCTCAGGACCATGGAGGCCTTTAAGGTCTTCGACATCATCTACGTCATGACCGGGGGAGGACCGGCCAACGGGACCGAGACCGTGGCCTACTACACCTATGTCGAAGCCTTCTCGAACCAGCTCTTCGGCGAGGGTGCGGCGCTGGCCTACATCATCGCGATCTTCATCCTGTTCTTCGCGATCATCTACATGAGGATGCTGCAGAGAGGAGAGGTGGAGTACTAGAGACATGAGAGATTCGTTGGGTTACAGGGTCTTCATCCACGCCGCCGCCGTCGTCGTAGCGGTGACCGTGCTGGCTCCATTTGCGTGGCTCCTGATCTCGAGCATCGCCGCACCGGCGGATCTGCTCTCGCGGCCGCTGCACTGGATACCGGCCCATCCCTCCCTCTCGCGTTACGAGAACGTGCTCTTCAACCCCCAGAACGGCTCGGCGGCCACCTTCCGGGCGGGGATGAGAAACAGCGCGATCGTAGCGGCCAGCTCGGTC
The DNA window shown above is from Rubrobacter naiadicus and carries:
- a CDS encoding carbohydrate ABC transporter permease; protein product: MGVVQTKEARPAVPRGSGPWRRLFSREGPTAVVLLLPSLIVVFGIIIYPLLKTLYTSFFAVDSAFPGHYPFVGLGNYAHVLRTGEFWDAVGHTAYFTVLTTFLEVFFGLLIGLLLNTDLKGRWLFRSIVILPWALPTIVNGAMWRWIFNADYGALNALLTQLHIISHYKAWLGDPWTALNMVAVADIWKNTPLAAFFILAALQTIPGDLYEAARVDGAGRLRSFFSITLPLLMPTIVIILVLRTMEAFKVFDIIYVMTGGGPANGTETVAYYTYVEAFSNQLFGEGAALAYIIAIFILFFAIIYMRMLQRGEVEY
- a CDS encoding extracellular solute-binding protein; the protein is MRRGTYTRGEFLGLGVAGAVILAGCGGGQGGSKGGGTTTLNALFMQQAAYSSDNVNSMTKAFEKQNPGIKVNPTFVAYEALHDKIITAAPAGSYDVVLMDVIWPAEFATKKIVAKTTGRIPPGERSKILGGALQAVSYKGNYYGFPWILDTKYFYYNEDMLRRAGIKRAPATWDEVVAAAKAVKSKGIIKYPLVWSWAQAEALICDYTQLLGAFGGRFFDGSGNPAFNTGGGLAALKFMKMTLDEGLTNPSSITSIEDDVRKVVSQGQAAMALNWTYMFALANDPKQSRVAGKIRIAHTPRGPGGAPGVNGSMGLAITRGSQNQDAAWRYIQFIASQKIQDRYAKLSLPVWKSSYDEKQVIDALPQVVPVAKKQLNNMILRPQVASYNDFSHELQVQIQLALKGKKSPEQALDDAARATASILKSS